In Prunus dulcis chromosome 2, ALMONDv2, whole genome shotgun sequence, a single genomic region encodes these proteins:
- the LOC117619109 gene encoding cell number regulator 6-like: MADGNPQSRYVKLTREQEAPTEDINPGELNQPIQIPQLSVDKCAECGQPLPERYQPPADEDWTTGIFGCAEDPESCWTGLFCPCVLFGRNVETIREDIPWNNACACHAMCVEGGIAVAAVTGFFHGLDPKTSVLICETLLFAWWMCAIYTGLFRQSLQKKYHLKDSPCDPCLVHCCMHWCALCQEHREMRNHLSDNTSNTMTLVAPPPVQEMNSGENKDAASSSESTGHEHNDAVSSAESSDHKNTNMELALQPV, encoded by the exons ATGGCTGATGGAAATCCCCAATCGAGGTACGTGAAGCTGACGAGGGAACAAGAAGCGCCAACGGAAGATATCAATCCTGGAGAGCTCAACCAACCCATTCAAATTCCTCAG TTAAGTGTTGATAAATGTGCGGAATGTGGGCAACCACTGCCTGAAAGATACCAACCCCCAGCTGATGAAGATTGGACAACTGGGATATTTGGCTGTGCTGAAGATCCTGAGAGTT GCTGGACTGGACTTTTTTGTCCATGTGTGCTGTTTGGGCGTAATGTTGAAACAATACGAGAAGATATTCCCTGGAACAATGCCTGTGCTTGCCATGCCATGTGTGTTGAAGGAGGAATTGCAGTTGCAGCTGTAACAGGGTTCTTTCATGGTCTTGATCCTAAGACTTCGGTTCTCATCTGTGAGACATTGCTATTTGCCTGGTGGATGTGTGCAATCTACACAGGTCTGTTTAGGCAGTCATTGCAAAAGAAGTATCATCTCAAG GATTCACCCTGTGATCCATGCCTGGTGCACTGCTGCATGCACTGGTGTGCTTTGTGTCAAGAGCACAGGGAGATGAGGAACCACCTATCTGATAATACTTCCAATACGATGACCCTTGTTGCCCCTCCACCAGTTCAAGAGATGAACTCTGGAGAGAACAAGGATGCTGCTTCGTCTTCAGAGTCTACGGGTCATGAACACAATGATGCTGTTTCGTCTGCAGAGTCTTCTGATCATAAAAACACCAATATGGAGTTGGCCCTGCAGCCTGTGTAG